In Altererythrobacter rubellus, the following are encoded in one genomic region:
- the cobT gene encoding cobaltochelatase subunit CobT yields MAEETPLDKFKQALTGASRAIAREAEVEVAWSADSPSASGKNFRVPLPGRDLPPEQVAEARGFADSFALKLRHHDADLHSKNAPPEATARACYDEFERVRYEALGANNFGGIKANLESATEMRVLSDPIARAQTREDVPLQTALSLMLREKLTGEAVPEAAQHGVELVREFIEERVGDDFENLLTSLDDQEAFQSLSLDMLQHLDLTQPSDSPDEADNDQGDDEEGQEEQEEGDQDQGEGDAQSSEMAGEMSEGDSDGEGDTEMSSDSEMQDGEPGEEGDDGMMPVRPNRPQGEIPMDLDYTSYTEAYDEEIPAEELCDAEELDRLRAYLDSQLTGLQGIVTRLANRLQRRLMAQQNRSWDFDQEDGVIDAARLARVVVSPGTSMAYKIEKDVEFKDTIVTLLIDNSGSMRGRPISIAAISADILARTLERSGVKTEILGFTTRAWKGGQSREQWLADGKPPNPGRLNDLRHIIYKKADEPWRRARRNLGLMMREGLLKENIDGEALMWAHNRLMARREDRRILMVISDGAPVDDSTLSVNSAGYLEAHLRKVIDWIERVSPVQLVAIGIGHDVTRYYRRAVTIMDVEQLGGTIIEQLAELFEEEKGRR; encoded by the coding sequence TTGGCGGAAGAAACACCTCTCGATAAGTTCAAGCAGGCGCTGACCGGCGCCAGCCGCGCGATTGCACGTGAAGCGGAGGTGGAAGTTGCCTGGAGTGCGGATTCCCCGTCTGCCAGCGGCAAGAATTTCCGCGTGCCTTTGCCGGGGCGCGATTTGCCGCCGGAACAGGTCGCTGAAGCGCGCGGATTTGCAGACAGTTTTGCTCTGAAGTTGCGCCATCACGATGCCGACCTACACAGCAAGAATGCGCCGCCCGAAGCGACTGCGCGGGCTTGCTATGACGAGTTTGAGCGTGTTCGCTACGAAGCGCTGGGCGCGAACAATTTCGGCGGGATCAAAGCGAACCTCGAAAGCGCGACCGAGATGCGCGTACTGTCCGATCCGATTGCGCGTGCGCAAACTCGCGAAGATGTGCCACTGCAGACCGCGCTTTCACTGATGCTGCGTGAAAAACTGACCGGCGAGGCCGTGCCAGAGGCTGCGCAGCACGGAGTCGAGCTAGTGCGCGAGTTTATCGAAGAGCGGGTCGGTGATGACTTTGAAAACCTGCTGACTTCGCTGGACGATCAGGAAGCCTTCCAGTCGCTCAGCCTCGACATGCTGCAGCACCTTGATCTGACCCAGCCGAGCGATTCCCCTGACGAAGCCGATAACGATCAAGGCGACGACGAAGAGGGGCAGGAAGAGCAAGAGGAGGGCGATCAGGATCAGGGCGAAGGCGACGCGCAGTCCTCCGAAATGGCCGGCGAGATGAGCGAAGGCGATTCCGACGGCGAAGGCGACACGGAAATGTCGTCCGATTCCGAAATGCAGGATGGCGAGCCGGGCGAAGAAGGTGACGACGGCATGATGCCGGTGCGTCCCAATCGGCCGCAAGGCGAGATTCCGATGGATCTCGACTACACATCCTACACCGAGGCTTATGACGAGGAAATTCCGGCCGAGGAGCTATGCGATGCAGAGGAGCTCGACCGTCTGCGCGCCTATCTCGACAGCCAGCTGACCGGGCTGCAAGGGATTGTGACGCGGCTTGCCAATCGGCTTCAGCGCCGGTTGATGGCGCAGCAGAACCGCAGCTGGGATTTTGACCAGGAAGACGGTGTGATCGACGCTGCGCGGTTGGCGCGCGTGGTTGTCTCGCCCGGAACGTCGATGGCGTACAAGATCGAGAAGGATGTCGAGTTCAAGGACACCATCGTGACCTTGCTGATCGACAATTCCGGTTCGATGCGCGGGCGCCCGATCAGCATCGCCGCGATCAGCGCGGATATCCTGGCTCGCACGCTTGAGCGTTCGGGCGTGAAGACAGAAATCCTCGGATTCACCACCCGCGCCTGGAAAGGCGGGCAAAGCCGTGAACAATGGCTCGCCGATGGCAAGCCACCAAACCCTGGTCGCCTCAATGATCTGCGGCACATCATTTACAAGAAAGCCGACGAGCCTTGGCGCCGCGCGCGCCGCAACCTCGGCCTGATGATGCGCGAGGGCTTGCTCAAAGAGAATATCGACGGCGAAGCGCTGATGTGGGCGCATAACCGGCTGATGGCGCGGCGAGAGGATCGCCGCATCCTGATGGTGATTTCGGATGGTGCGCCGGTCGATGATTCGACGCTCAGCGTGAACAGCGCGGGCTATCTTGAGGCGCATTTGCGCAAAGTGATCGACTGGATCGAGCGCGTTTCGCCGGTGCAACTCGTCGCGATCGGTATCGGCCACGATGTGACGCGTTACTATCGCCGCGCGGTGACCATCATGGATGTCGAACAGTTGGGCGGCACGATTATCGAGCAGCTGGCGGAATTGTTTGAGGAAGAGAAGGGACGCAGATGA
- the fsa gene encoding fructose-6-phosphate aldolase, giving the protein MKFFADTAEIDDIKELAATGLLDGVTTNPSLIAKSGRDFMEVTKEICGITDGPVSAEVVALDHETMMKEAEVLRKIADNVCIKVPLTIDGLKTCKALTSDGTMVNVTLCFSANQALLAAKAGATFISPFVGRHDDNGFDGMELIEDIRLIYDNYEFGTEILVASVRHVTHVLQSAKIGADVMTAPPKVIKALFNHVLTDKGIEGFLKDWQATGQSIV; this is encoded by the coding sequence ATGAAGTTCTTTGCCGACACAGCCGAAATTGACGACATCAAGGAACTGGCAGCGACCGGCCTGCTCGATGGTGTCACCACCAATCCCTCGCTGATCGCCAAGTCGGGCCGCGATTTCATGGAGGTGACGAAGGAAATCTGTGGGATCACCGATGGGCCCGTTTCTGCAGAAGTCGTCGCGCTGGATCATGAAACCATGATGAAAGAGGCAGAAGTCCTCCGTAAGATCGCGGACAATGTCTGTATCAAGGTGCCGCTGACGATTGATGGCCTAAAGACCTGCAAGGCGCTGACCAGCGATGGCACGATGGTCAATGTCACGCTGTGCTTCAGCGCCAATCAGGCTCTGCTCGCGGCGAAGGCCGGTGCGACATTCATCAGCCCCTTTGTCGGTCGCCACGATGACAACGGCTTTGATGGAATGGAGCTGATCGAAGATATCCGCCTGATTTACGACAATTACGAATTCGGCACGGAAATCCTGGTCGCAAGTGTGCGCCATGTCACCCATGTGCTGCAAAGTGCGAAGATTGGAGCCGACGTTATGACTGCGCCGCCCAAGGTGATCAAAGCGCTGTTTAATCACGTCCTGACAGATAAAGGGATTGAAGGCTTCCTGAAGGACTGGCAAGCGACCGGGCAATCAATAGTTTAA
- a CDS encoding DUF2490 domain-containing protein has translation MKPAILPKLMLGLSLAAMTTAAHAADDAFEVWLNPSIEYDLSKHDSIELETAQRFRSASDGRADTYFVRAWLHHDLNETFTLSGALDQRENDGGFDEVRMTQQLSGKHGYIRTRVRLEERWVEDQSRMGFRIRPRLGVVVPINDSGDWSFRTDAELFLTVRSTSKGGQDGLTGLRTQFGVAHDVNDKLSLSLT, from the coding sequence ATGAAACCCGCAATTCTGCCAAAACTGATGCTTGGCCTGTCGCTCGCAGCGATGACCACTGCTGCGCATGCTGCCGATGATGCCTTCGAAGTGTGGCTCAACCCTTCGATCGAGTATGATCTGTCGAAACATGACTCGATCGAACTGGAAACGGCGCAACGATTTCGCAGCGCAAGCGACGGCAGAGCCGATACTTACTTCGTGAGGGCATGGCTGCACCATGATTTGAACGAAACCTTCACCCTCTCCGGGGCGCTGGACCAACGCGAGAATGATGGTGGCTTTGACGAAGTTCGCATGACCCAGCAGCTTTCGGGCAAACATGGCTACATTCGAACACGGGTTCGATTGGAAGAACGCTGGGTCGAAGATCAAAGCCGCATGGGCTTTCGCATCCGTCCGCGCTTGGGCGTTGTGGTGCCCATCAACGATAGCGGCGACTGGAGCTTTAGGACAGATGCAGAACTGTTTCTTACCGTGCGCAGCACCAGCAAGGGCGGACAGGACGGCCTGACCGGCCTGCGAACGCAGTTCGGTGTGGCGCATGATGTGAATGACAAACTGTCGCTCAGCCTGACCTAA
- a CDS encoding primosomal protein N', which yields MRRIRLLVFNRALGVLDYRVPEGVEVVPGNVVIAPLGPRQLTGIVWEPDRLVTDEVPDHKLRPIIEVLPVPPLSSALRRLIEWTADYYCAPMSSVARMVISSGGALNGPATMTEYRLSGGIPERMTPQREQAIEALQGEQATIRELAGIAGVSEAVLRGLVGQGVIEPISVAIDRPFPPADPDHDVPDLSPDQREVADRLVQAVEAEEFAPFLLDGVTGSGKTETYFEPVAAAIRKGKQVLVLLPEIALTENFLNRFEGRFGAAPVQWHSSLKSTERRRAWRAISEGSAQVVVGARSALFLPYANLGLIVVDEAHEVSFKQDDGVRYNARDVSVMRARFEGFPVVLASATPALESLQMAESGIYEKLDLPSRFGGAQLPHIDTIDLTEEPPDRQRWLAPRLVEALEDRLAKKEQSLLFLNRRGYAPLTLCRNCGFRFQCTNCSAWLVEHRLSQRLACHHCGHEETPPATCPECGEPDCLVACGPGVERIADEVRELFPEARIAVATSDTLNSPEKAAEFIAAAEAGAIDIIIGTQLVTKGFHFPELTLVGVVDADLGLEGGDLRAGERTYQQVSQAAGRAGRGAKPGEVLIQTRHVDAPVIAALAEGNRDAFYEAETEARRYVGAPPFGRWAAIIISSEDDAEARQAANRLGDIRPHVDDVAILGPAPAPLAMLRGRYRHRFLVNARRSANLQKVITEWIATQEFPPGVRIGIDIDPYSFV from the coding sequence ATGCGACGTATCCGCCTTCTTGTTTTCAACCGTGCTTTGGGTGTGCTGGATTACCGTGTGCCCGAAGGGGTTGAGGTTGTGCCCGGCAATGTCGTTATCGCTCCGCTTGGCCCGCGGCAATTGACCGGCATAGTTTGGGAACCAGATCGGCTTGTTACCGACGAGGTTCCAGATCACAAGCTTCGCCCAATTATTGAAGTCCTTCCGGTCCCGCCTCTCTCAAGCGCATTGCGCCGCTTGATTGAGTGGACAGCGGACTATTACTGTGCCCCGATGAGCTCGGTCGCGCGGATGGTGATTTCCTCCGGCGGCGCACTCAATGGCCCGGCCACTATGACCGAATATCGGCTGTCAGGCGGGATACCCGAAAGGATGACGCCGCAACGCGAGCAAGCGATCGAAGCGTTGCAAGGCGAGCAAGCTACAATTCGCGAGCTTGCAGGCATCGCAGGCGTATCCGAAGCTGTTCTGCGCGGGCTGGTTGGGCAAGGGGTTATCGAGCCGATCTCTGTCGCAATCGACCGTCCATTCCCGCCCGCCGACCCGGATCACGATGTGCCTGATCTGTCACCCGACCAACGCGAAGTGGCAGACCGGCTGGTTCAAGCTGTGGAGGCCGAGGAATTTGCGCCTTTCCTGCTCGACGGGGTGACCGGATCGGGCAAGACCGAAACCTATTTCGAACCGGTCGCCGCGGCCATTCGCAAGGGCAAGCAAGTGCTGGTCCTGCTGCCTGAGATCGCGCTGACAGAGAATTTTCTCAATCGTTTCGAAGGACGCTTTGGCGCAGCGCCGGTGCAATGGCATTCATCGCTAAAGTCCACTGAACGACGTCGCGCATGGCGCGCGATTTCGGAGGGTTCGGCGCAAGTCGTGGTCGGCGCGCGATCGGCGTTGTTCCTGCCCTATGCCAATCTCGGCCTGATTGTGGTCGACGAGGCGCACGAAGTCAGCTTCAAACAGGATGACGGCGTGCGCTACAATGCGCGCGATGTCTCTGTAATGCGCGCGCGGTTTGAAGGCTTTCCCGTGGTGCTCGCCAGCGCAACGCCTGCCTTGGAAAGCCTGCAAATGGCCGAAAGCGGCATCTACGAAAAACTCGATCTGCCCAGCCGCTTTGGCGGGGCACAGCTTCCGCATATCGACACGATTGACCTGACTGAGGAACCGCCCGACCGGCAGCGCTGGCTCGCGCCGCGATTGGTCGAAGCGCTGGAAGATCGGCTTGCGAAGAAAGAGCAATCGCTGCTGTTCCTCAACCGGCGTGGCTATGCCCCGCTAACGCTATGCCGCAATTGCGGGTTCCGGTTTCAATGCACAAATTGCAGCGCGTGGCTGGTCGAGCATCGCCTGTCTCAGCGGCTGGCGTGCCATCATTGCGGACATGAGGAAACGCCGCCCGCGACTTGCCCCGAATGCGGCGAGCCCGATTGTCTGGTCGCTTGCGGGCCCGGGGTTGAACGGATTGCCGATGAAGTGCGCGAACTGTTTCCCGAAGCGCGCATCGCGGTCGCAACTTCGGATACGCTCAACTCACCTGAGAAAGCCGCCGAGTTCATCGCCGCGGCAGAGGCTGGTGCGATCGATATCATCATCGGTACGCAGCTGGTCACCAAGGGCTTTCACTTCCCCGAACTGACGCTGGTGGGCGTGGTCGATGCGGATCTGGGCCTGGAGGGCGGCGACTTACGCGCGGGCGAGCGCACCTATCAGCAAGTTTCCCAAGCCGCCGGACGCGCGGGACGCGGAGCAAAGCCGGGCGAAGTCCTAATCCAGACGCGCCATGTTGACGCGCCGGTTATCGCCGCATTGGCTGAAGGCAACCGGGATGCTTTCTATGAAGCCGAAACCGAAGCCCGGCGATATGTCGGCGCGCCGCCATTCGGGCGCTGGGCGGCGATTATCATCTCGTCTGAGGACGATGCGGAAGCCCGGCAAGCGGCAAACCGGCTGGGCGATATTCGCCCGCATGTGGACGATGTCGCA